One Streptomyces sp. CG4 genomic window, GTGATCGGCTTCACCGCGGACGGCGATGTGATCGCCAACGACCCGGCCTCGCCGGGCGACGACGCGGTACGGCGGGTCTATCTGCGCCGGGAGTTCGAGAACATCTGGCTGCGCACCAAGCGGTACAACGCCTCCGGCAAGGTCGTCTCCGGCACCGGGGGAGTCTGCTACCTCTACTTCCCGGCCCGCCCGAGCCCGCGCCAGCGCAAGGCGCTCGCGGCGGTGGGTGTGCGCTGACCGTGTGAGCAAGCTCATCGCCGCAAAAGGCGCCGAGGGTGGCAAGGTGGACAAACGGGTGGGGCCCGCTCCGTGCACCCGGCGGACGAGGGCCCGCTCCGTGCCCGCGTTCCGTACGTCCGACCTCTGTGAGTAGCTCCATGACCGCACACCCGGCCACCGCCACCCGCGCCCGCACGGGCGGCCCTCAGGAAGACGGCCCGAAGATCCTCGAGCACGTCATGGGCTGGGTCCTCGTGGCGGTCTTCGCGATGCTCGTGACCCAGCTCGGCCTGCTCTGAGGCGATCCGCTCACGTGTGCGGCATGTTCTGACATACTGCGGATGTCCCGCCGACCGCCTGAAACAGGGTCGAAATTGAATATGCCGCATCAGCGTGCCGCGGTCCGTCCCCGGATGCGCGGTACCGAGCGCTCGGTGGCGCGTCGCGCCGAACTCATCGCCATCGGGCGGAAGTTGTTCGCCGACACGTCCTACGACGCGCTGTCCATGGACGACATCGCCCGCCAGGCGCATGTCGCCAAGGGGCTGATCTACTACTACTTCCAGTCCAAGCGCGGCTATTACCTGGCCATCGTCCAGGACTCCGTCGCCGACATGGTCGCCTGTGCCGCGAGCGGCCTGGAGCTGCCCGCCGTGGACCGGGTCCAGCGCACCATCGACGGCTATCTGCGCTACGCCGAGCACCACCAGGCCGCCTACCGCACCATCGTCAGCGGTGGCGTCGGCTTCGACGCCGAGGTGCACGCCATCCGGGAGGGTGTGCGCGAGGCGATCATCGCCACGATCGCCGAAGGGGCCTACGGCCGCAGCGACATCGGCCCGCTGGCCCGGATGAGCCTGCTGTCCTGGGTGTGCAGCGTCGAGGGCGCGACCCTGGACTGGATCGATCGCCCCGGGCTGTCCCGCGACACCATGCGTGACCTGCTGGTGAAGACGCTCGGCGGAGCCCTGCGCGCCGTCGAGGAACTGGACCCGGCCTACCCGGCGCCGCAGCCGGCCCGCCGCGACACCTGACACACAAGGGAGCGGAGGCTCGTGGTCCTCCGCTCCCGAGTCCCCCGGTCCGGGGCTAGCCGATGGCCTTGATCAGCTCACCGTTCGCGGTGTCGCCGCTCAGTTCCCAGAAGAAGGTGCCGCCGAGGTCCTGCTGGTTCTTGTACGTCATCTTCGTGGCGATGGTCGCCGGGGTGTCGCAACTCCACCAGTCGTTGCCGCACTTGGCGTAGGCCGTGCCGCCCACGGTGCCGGTCGCCGGGCACTTGGTCTTGAGCACCTTGTAGTCGTCGATGCCCTGCTCGTACGTCCCCGCCGCCGGGCCGGTGGCCGTGCCGCCGGGCGCCGCCTGGCCGACCCCGGTCCAGCCGCGGCCGTAGAAGCCGATGCCGAGCAGCAGCTTGGACGCCGGGATGCCGAGGCCCTTGAGCTTGGCGATGGTCGACGAGGTGGTGAAGTCCGCCTTGGGGATGCCCGGGTAGGAGGTCAGCGGGGAGTGCGGCGCGGTCGGGCCGCCGGCGTCCCAGGCGCCGAAGTAGTCGTAGGTCATCGGGTTGTACCAGTCGACGTACTGGGCGGTGCCCGGGTAGTCCGCCGCGTCGATCTTGCCACCGCTGGTGGCGTCCGCCGTGATCGCGGCCGTGACCAGCTTGCCGGCGCCGAACTTCTGCCGCAGTGCGGCCATGACGTTCTTGAAGGCGTCCCGGCCGCTGGTGTCACAGGTGTTGCCGCAGGCGTTCGGGTACTCCCAGTCGATGTCGATGCCGTCGAACAGCCCGCCCCACGTGGGGTCGTTCACCAGGTCGTGGCAGGACTGGGCGAAGGCGGCCGGGTTCTTCGCGGCTTCGCCGAAACCGCTGGACCAGGTCCAGCCGTCGAAGGACCACAGGATCTTCAGGCCCGGATGCTGCTTCTTCAGCTTCAGCAACTGGTTGAAGTTGCCGCGCAGCGGCTGGTCCCAGGTGTCGGCGGCGCCGTCGACGGACTCGTCGGCGGTGTAGGCGCGGTCGGAAAGGAACGCGTGCCGATTGGCATGAACGCGGTAAAGCATGGGTCATGCACGGTAGGAGGACTAGACCAGTCAGGTCAATGGTTCGGACCAATTTCGGCAGGCGGTTCCGCGCTCGGGCGGGTTCCGGCTGGATTCTTGAAGTAAGCGGTCGTTAACTGGTGACGGGAGGTCGCTGATCGGGCATACTCACAGCGCACAGCCGCTGGTCAGCCGCTTCCGAGACCCGGGAGCGGGCGCCATCGGCCATCCGGAACGATCAGGCGGAGCCGCCCCCACCCGACGGGCCAGACCGCCGGTGCCCGACCAGGGAGGAGACCGACGCCATGTCCGACCGCGACCCGCAGCCGGTGGAGCGTCAGCTGCCGACGGAGGAAGCGCGGGATCTGCTCGCACTCGTCCGTGACATCGCCCAGCGCGAGATAGCGCCGAAGGCCGCCGAGGAGGAGGACGCGGGCCGCTTCCCGCGCGAGGTCTTCACCCTGCTCTCCGAGTCCGGGCTGCTCGGCCTGCCCTACGACTCCGAGTACGGCGGCGGCGACCAGCCCTACGAGGTCTACCTCCAGGTCCTGGAGGAGCTGGCCGCGGCGCGGCTCACCGTGGGCCTCGGCGTCAGCGTGCACACGCTCGCTTCCTACGCCCTCGCCACCTACGGCACCAAGCAGCAGCAGGTCGAGCATCTGCCCGCCATGCTCGGCGGCGGTCTGCTCGGCGCGTACTGCCTCTCCGAGCCGTCCTCCGGCTCCGACGCGGCCTCCCTGCGGACGAAGGCCGTGCGTGAGGGCGACAGCTGGGTGCTGGACGGCACCAAGGCGTGGATCACGCACGGCGGCATCGCCGACTTCTACACCGTCATGGCCCGCACCGGCGAGGACGGCCCGCGCGGGATCACCGCCTTCCTGGTCCCCGGCGACGCGCCGGGCCTGAGCGGGGCGGCGCCCGAGAAGAAGATGGGCATGAAGGGCTCCCCCACGGCCCAGGTCCACTTCGACGGCGTCCGGGTCGGCGACGACCGGCGGATCGGCGAGGAGGGCCAGGGCTTCTTCATCGCCCTGTCCGCCCTCGACTCCGGGCGGCTCGGCATCGCCGCCTGCGCGATCGGCCTCGCCCAGGCCGCGCTGGACGAGGCGGTCGGCTACGCCACCCAGCGCCGCCAGTTCGGCCGGCCCATCGCCGACTTCCAGGGCCTGCGCTTCATGATCGCGGACATGGCCACCCAGATCGAGGCGGGCCGCGCGCTCTACCTCGCGGCGGCCCGGCTGCGCGACGCCGGCAAGCCGTTCGCCAAGCAGGCCGCCATGGCCAAGCTGCACTGCACCGACGCGGCCATGAAGGTCACGACGGACGCCGTGCAGATACTCGGCGGCTACGGCTACACCGCCGACTTCCCGGCCGAGCGCTATATGCGCGAGGCCAAGGTCCTGCAGATCGTCGAGGGCACCAACCAGATCCAGCGGATGGTCATCGCCCGCCACGTGGCGGGACCCGAAGCTCGCTGAACTGCCCCGTGCGGACCGTCGGCGCTGCCAGCCTGATCCACTCCGGGTCGTGGCGGCCCGGCAGGGTCCGGCCCCGGTCGGCCCAGGTCCGCATGAGCGCGAGGTAGATCGGCGGGTCCTGCGGCGCCGACGGGGGAAGCGATTCTGCGGGGCGTGGGACGAAGACGCGGCTCTGACGCCCGGTGGCCCAGTACGTGGGGGTCATACCTGGGCAACGCGGAACGGGTCGGACAGGTCACCGTCCGCCGGAATCGGGCGTCAGTTCAGCCGCATCCGGTCCGCGCTCTGGCCTCCTCCGATCGTCTGACGTACCGTCAGCCGACCATCGCTCAGGGGGTGCCCGTGGCCGACGACCGTCCCGTACCGCTCGACGAGTACCCGGTGCACCAGGTACCGCTGTCCATGAAGCACGTGGCGACCGGCGACCGCAACGCCTACGACCGCTGCATCTTCCATGTCTTCGACCACTCCGGCCGCGCCCTGCTCATCCTCGGCCTCGGCGTCTACCCCAACCTGGGTGTGATCGACGCCTACGCCACCCTGCGCACCGGCGACACCCTGCACGCCGTCCGCGCCTCGGACGCCCTGGGCGCGGACCGGATGCGGCTCGCCGTGGGTCCGCTGCGCATCGAGGTCCCGCGGCCACTCGAGG contains:
- a CDS encoding SCO1431 family membrane protein: MTAHPATATRARTGGPQEDGPKILEHVMGWVLVAVFAMLVTQLGLL
- a CDS encoding TetR/AcrR family transcriptional regulator — translated: MNMPHQRAAVRPRMRGTERSVARRAELIAIGRKLFADTSYDALSMDDIARQAHVAKGLIYYYFQSKRGYYLAIVQDSVADMVACAASGLELPAVDRVQRTIDGYLRYAEHHQAAYRTIVSGGVGFDAEVHAIREGVREAIIATIAEGAYGRSDIGPLARMSLLSWVCSVEGATLDWIDRPGLSRDTMRDLLVKTLGGALRAVEELDPAYPAPQPARRDT
- a CDS encoding glycoside hydrolase family 18 protein; amino-acid sequence: MLYRVHANRHAFLSDRAYTADESVDGAADTWDQPLRGNFNQLLKLKKQHPGLKILWSFDGWTWSSGFGEAAKNPAAFAQSCHDLVNDPTWGGLFDGIDIDWEYPNACGNTCDTSGRDAFKNVMAALRQKFGAGKLVTAAITADATSGGKIDAADYPGTAQYVDWYNPMTYDYFGAWDAGGPTAPHSPLTSYPGIPKADFTTSSTIAKLKGLGIPASKLLLGIGFYGRGWTGVGQAAPGGTATGPAAGTYEQGIDDYKVLKTKCPATGTVGGTAYAKCGNDWWSCDTPATIATKMTYKNQQDLGGTFFWELSGDTANGELIKAIG
- a CDS encoding acyl-CoA dehydrogenase family protein, giving the protein MSDRDPQPVERQLPTEEARDLLALVRDIAQREIAPKAAEEEDAGRFPREVFTLLSESGLLGLPYDSEYGGGDQPYEVYLQVLEELAAARLTVGLGVSVHTLASYALATYGTKQQQVEHLPAMLGGGLLGAYCLSEPSSGSDAASLRTKAVREGDSWVLDGTKAWITHGGIADFYTVMARTGEDGPRGITAFLVPGDAPGLSGAAPEKKMGMKGSPTAQVHFDGVRVGDDRRIGEEGQGFFIALSALDSGRLGIAACAIGLAQAALDEAVGYATQRRQFGRPIADFQGLRFMIADMATQIEAGRALYLAAARLRDAGKPFAKQAAMAKLHCTDAAMKVTTDAVQILGGYGYTADFPAERYMREAKVLQIVEGTNQIQRMVIARHVAGPEAR